The proteins below come from a single Plasmodium sp. gorilla clade G2 genome assembly, chromosome: 13 genomic window:
- a CDS encoding mitochondrial ribosomal protein L49 precursor, putative yields the protein MNFFKYMHTPKSYFSIYNEYLNSYKKKINKIPFYIRRTASDNLPVFLKYKNNKNLVITVIRKIKGNKEILKREIKSICNSDVIEKPDSFLIRGNHKKKIKDYFKYIGY from the exons atgaatttttttaaatatatgcataCACCAAAATCATATTTTAGTATATAcaatgaatatttaaattcttacaaaaaaaaaataaacaagatACCCTTTTATATAAGGAGAACAG CGTCAGATAATTTGcctgtttttttaaaatacaaaaataataaaaatctgGTTATAACTgttataagaaaaattaagGGAAACAAAGAA atTCTTAAAAGAGAAATTAAAAGTATATGCAATAGTGACGTCATTGAAAAACCGGATTCGTTTTTAATTCGAGGAAAccacaaaaagaaaataaaggat tattttaaatatattggttattaa
- a CDS encoding mitotic-spindle organizing protein 1, putative, with protein MNDKEAKKEAIEIIYEISNILNVNLDKETIVILVQLCEYGVSPKILSHIIIQLKKEREKFLENLNNKNNISK; from the coding sequence ATGAATGACAAAGAAGCAAAGAAAGAGGCCATTGAAATTATTTATGAAATctcaaatattttaaatgttaATCTGGATAAAGAAACTATAGTTATATTAGTTCAATTGTGTGAGTATGGAGTAAGTCCAAAAATTCTttctcatattattattcagtTGAAAAAGGAGAGAGAAAAATTTCTAGAAAATTTAAACAAcaagaataatataagtaaataa